Sequence from the Paenibacillus riograndensis SBR5 genome:
AGCAGAGGGTGGATCAGATCCGGGACTGTACGGTTTTGTTTGTGGTGAAGATCGGCGGCGATGCTGTCAAAAAAGTTCTGGAAGCGGGGATCATTCTCCTTCAGTCTGAGCAGGGGAGCGAGATTGTCCCGCAGCTTGACCAGCTGAGGCTGATGCTGAAGGAACGGCCGCCGCTGTGGCTGGTCAAAGCGTTAAACAAAGGGAAATAAGGAGGTATTGGCACCGCAAAAAAAGGTACCGTCCGCTAACGGAGGGTACCTTTTTTGTGTGGGTGAACGAACAGAAGGCCGCTTCAGGCAAAAGGAACGGCCGCCAGTTGAATGCAATGGGTCGGACAGCTCACAAAGGCTTCCTGCAGCTCTTCCAGTAACTCCGGTTCGATGGCTGTGATGCCCCGGTTCTTGTCTCCTTCATAGATTACACCGGCAATTCCGTTGTAATCCAGATCAAAAATGTCCGGAGCTGCGGAGTTGCAGGCGCCGCATGCAATGCAGGACTCCTGGTTGACGCTGGCAAATGAATTCATGGTTTTCTCTCCTCTCGTGTAGATGACTGCAAAAAACCCCTAATTTCATGTAAGTTTATATGTCTTTGATCAGGCGGAGCGTTTCTTCATGTGTTATTTTACATCCCTGAAACAGCTGATTTCAACGGAAAAACCGCTTATTTAACAGTAGGTTCATTGATTGTGTTAGCTAATACTACATGAGTGTTGCGAAAACGCTATAATGAGCAAAATAAGTGCGCTTTCATAGAGGGGGGCGGTGAATTTGTTCGGTATTTGCCATGAATATGTTATGTAATATCAAAAAATAGCGCTTCCAAATGTGTATTTGCGAATGAAAAATAGGTACACCTGAATGATGGTTCGTCAATGCCGTTGACAGCTTTTTCTAATTTGTTATGATCTAGTCAAATCCAGAGCAACAGATTCAGACCAAATCAAAGGGAGTGTGGAGAAATGACGAGAAAGATTGCAATCTACGGCAAGGGCGGAATCGGGAAGTCTACTACTCAACAGAATACAGCAGCGGCAATGGCCTATTTTCATGACAAGAAGGTGTTTATACACGGCTGCGACCCGAAGGCGGATTCCACACGGATGATTCTTGGCGGGATGAACCAGAAAACGCTGATGGATATGCTCCGCGATGACGGTGCCGAGAATATCACCACTGAAAAGGTTGTGAAGGAAGGGTATCTCGGCATTCAGTGTGTAGAGTCGGGCGGTCCTGAACCGGGTGTCGGCTGTGCGGGCCGCGGTGTCATCACAGCGATTGATCTGATGGAGAGCAATGGTGCTTATACCGATGATTTGGATTTTGTCTTCTTCGATGTATTGGGCGACGTAGTCTGCGGCGGGTTCGCGATGCCAATCCGTGACGGCAAGGCCCAAGAGGTGTACATCGTGGCTTCCGGCGAGATGATGGCCATTTACGCAGCTAACAATATTTGTAAAGGCTTGGTGAAATACGCGAAGCAGAGCGGTGTCCGCCTCGGCGGAATTATCTGCAACAGCCGCAACGTGGATAGAGAAAGAGAATTCCTGGAAGAATTCACAGCCTCCATCGGGACTCAAATGATTCATTTCATGCCCCGTGACAATATCGTCCAGAAAGCGGAGTTCAACAAAAAAACGGTCGTTGAGTTCGATGCGGAGAGCAAGCAGGCGGGTGAATACGGAGAGCTGGGCCGCAAAATTATCGAGAATGAAAACTTTGTGATTCCCAAGCCGCTGAGCATGGACCAGCTGGAAGCGATGGTAGTGAAATACGGGATTGGTGACTAACCAAATGAGGCGTAAGCCCACCAAACTAAGCGTATGCATCCGAAGCAAGGTTTGTACGAAGTTGCTCAACGATGTTATGTTCACCAAACTTTAGGAGGAATGAATCATGCCGCACCATACTTTTAAATGCAGCGCGTGCATCCCTGAACGGACACAGCATGCAGTGATCAAGGGTCCCGGCGAGGACTTGACTTCAGCTCTCCCCGAAGGCTACCTCAACACCATCCCGGGTACGATCTCCGAACGGGGCTGCGCCTATTGCGGAGCCAAGCATGTAATCGGCACGCCGATGAAGGACGTTATCCATCTAAGCCATGGTCCGGTCGGCTGTACGTATGACACCTGGCAGACCAAACGCTACATCAGCGACAATGGCAATTTTCAGCTCAAGAATACTTTTGCCTCAGATGTGAAGGAAAAGCATATTGTCTTCGGAGCTGAAGGACTGCTCAAGAAGAATATCATTGAAGCCTTTACAGCTTTTCCCGAAATCAAACGGATGACGATTTACTCTACCTGTGCAACAGCGCTGATCGGTGACGACATTGGTGCGGTCGCCCAGGAAGTCATGGATGAAATGCCGGATGTGGATATCTTTGTCTGCAATTCACCCGGGTTCGCAGGTCCCAGCCAATCGGGAGGCCATCATAAAATCAATATCGCCTGGATTAATCAAAAGGTGGGGACCGTTGAACCGGAGATTACCAGCGATTATGTCATTAACTACGTCGGCGAATATAACATTCAGGGTGACCAGGAGGTGATGGCCGATTATTTCAAAAGCATGGGGATTCAGGTATTGTCCACCTTTACCGGCAACGGGTCCTATGATGATCTCCGGGCAATGCACCGGGCACATCTGAACGTTCTGGAGTGCGCGCGTTCTGCCGAATACATCTGTAATGAGCTGCGGGTCAAATACGGCATTCCGCGTCTGGATATTGACGGTTTCGGCTTCGAACCGCTGTCGGCGTCCCTCCGCAAGATTGGCTTGTTCTTCGGCATTGAAGACCGTGCGCAGGCGATTATCGATGAGCAGACAGCCAGATGGAAGCCGGAGCTGGACTGGTACAAGGAACGTCTGCAAGGCAAAAGAGTATGTCTCTGGCCGGGCGGCTCCAAGCTCTGGCACTGGGCTAATGTTATCCATGAGGAAATGGGGGTGGAGGTCGTCTCCCTCTATACAAAGTTCGGCCACCAAGGCGATATGGAAAAGGGAATTGCCCGCTGTGAGCAGGGCGCACTGGCCATTGATGATCCGAACGAGCTGGAAGGGCTTGAAGCCATGGAAATGCTGAAGCCGGATATTATTTTTACAGGCAAACGTCCGGGTGAGGTAGCCAAAAAAATCCGGGTGCCTTATCTCAATGCGCATGCCTATCACAATGGTCCTTATAAGGGTTATGAAGGCTGGGTCAGATTTGCCCGTGATATTTATAATGCCGTTTATTCACCGATTCACCAGTTGTCTGCTCTGAATATCAGCAAGGATGAGATTCCGACCGATAAAGGCTTTGCGACCCAGCGGATGGTATCCGATGTGAATCTGAGTGAGGAGGTCAGAAACTCGGCGGTTTTGCGGCAATATACCGGCGGTTACGATTCTGTCTCGAAACTGCGGAACAAAACCTACCCGCATCTGGAAAACCAGCTTGCTGGCGTATAAAAGTGAACAGGGAGGGGCAACCATGGAAAATTTGATGCAAGAGCGGGTTGCACAGCTGGAGAATTATATAATGAAAAAATGCCTGTGGCAGTTTCACTCCCGCAGCTGGGACAGAGAAAAGCAAAACGAGGGTGTGCTGACCAAAACAATGCAGATTCTCTGTGATGAGCCCGTGGACAAATCAACTCCAGCAGACCGGTGTTATTGGGCTGATGCCGTGGTTTTGGCGGAAGAGTACAAAAGCCGATTCGAATGGCTGTCCGAAATGGGCCGCGAGGAGATTAAGCTGCTCATGCAGGCGCTTAAGGACCGGATAGACTATGTAACCATTACCGGTTCTCTTAACAAGGAGCTTACCGTCAAGCAATATTAAATCGCGCACAAGAATATTCGGAGGGAGTAATACTATGACTTGTGAAATCGTTCAAAAGGAACGCGGCGGTGTTATTAATCCGATATTCACCTGCCAGCCTGCAGGTGCGCAGTATGCCAGCATCGGAATCAAGGATTGTATCGGTATTGTCCATGGCGGCCAAGGCTGCGTGATGTTCGTCCGTCTGCTGTTCTCTCAGCATTTCAAGGATAATTTTCTGATCGCCTCTTCATCCGTGCATGAGGATGGCGCCGTGTTCGGCGCGCTGAACCGTGTTGAAGAAGCGGTTGATGTGCTGCTCATGCGCTACCCGGATGTGAAGGTTGTGCCGATCATCACCACCTGTTCGACGGAAGTCATCGGCGATGATGTGGATGGTGTAATTCTGAAGCTGAACAACGGGCTGCTTAAGGAAAAATATGCAGGCCGTGAAGTGCATCTGATTGCGGTGCATACCCCCAGCTTCGTGGGCAGCCAGGTAAGCGGTTATGATGTGGCGGTTGAGGCGTTTGTGAAGCATTTTGCCCGGAAGGGCCAGCCGAACGGCAAGCTGAATTTGATCACCGGCTGGGTTAACCCCGGAGATGTGACGGCGCTCAAGCATCTGCTGGCCGAAATGCAGGTGGATGCTACCGTGCTGTTCGAAATCGAAAGCTTTGATTCCCCCATCCTGCCGGATAAAAGCGGTGAGTCGCACGGCAGCACTACGATTGCGGATATGACCGGAACCGCAAATGCGCTGGCCACCCTCGCGCTCAACAAGTACGAAGGTGCCAAAGCGGCGAAGTATCTGGAGGATGAATTCGGTATTCCCGCCGTCATCGGACCCACGCCGATCGGCATCCGCAACACGGATACCTTTCTGCAGAATGTCAGGAAACTGACCGGCAAGCCGATTCCGGAATCGCTGGTGCGCGAACGGGGAATTGCTATCGATGCGCTGGCGGACCTTGTGCATATGTTCCTTGCCGATAAGAAGGTAGCGATTTATGGACATCCGGATCTGGTGATCGGACTTGCGGAGTTCTGCATTGATCTGGAGATGCAGCCGGTGCTGCTGCTGCTTGGTGACGACAACACCACCTACAAGAGCGATCCGCGGATCCAGGCTCTGCAGCAGAATGTAGAATTCGGGATGGAGATCGTATTGAATGCGGATTTGCTGGAGCTGGAGAACCGGATCAAGAACAAGGGTCTGGAGCTTGATCTGATTCTGGGCCATTCCAAAGGACGTTTTACCGCTATCGACAATAACATACCTATGGTGCGTGTCGGGTTCCCGACCTATGACCGTGCCGGCTTGTACCGCCATCCAACCGTGGGTTATGCCGGTGCTATCCGCCTGGCCGAAGAAATCGCCAACACCTTGTTTACCGATATGGAGTACAAGAAAAACAAGGAATGGATTCTGAGTGTATGGTAGAAGCTGAGGCTTCGGTTGGAAAGAGAATTTCTTTGAATTCGGATAACAAGGGCAGAATTTTACTTATATAAGGGGGTGTACACCGTTATGCCGGCAATGGAAACGGATC
This genomic interval carries:
- the anfG gene encoding Fe-only nitrogenase subunit delta yields the protein MENLMQERVAQLENYIMKKCLWQFHSRSWDREKQNEGVLTKTMQILCDEPVDKSTPADRCYWADAVVLAEEYKSRFEWLSEMGREEIKLLMQALKDRIDYVTITGSLNKELTVKQY
- the anfD gene encoding nitrogenase iron-iron protein, alpha chain, yielding MPHHTFKCSACIPERTQHAVIKGPGEDLTSALPEGYLNTIPGTISERGCAYCGAKHVIGTPMKDVIHLSHGPVGCTYDTWQTKRYISDNGNFQLKNTFASDVKEKHIVFGAEGLLKKNIIEAFTAFPEIKRMTIYSTCATALIGDDIGAVAQEVMDEMPDVDIFVCNSPGFAGPSQSGGHHKINIAWINQKVGTVEPEITSDYVINYVGEYNIQGDQEVMADYFKSMGIQVLSTFTGNGSYDDLRAMHRAHLNVLECARSAEYICNELRVKYGIPRLDIDGFGFEPLSASLRKIGLFFGIEDRAQAIIDEQTARWKPELDWYKERLQGKRVCLWPGGSKLWHWANVIHEEMGVEVVSLYTKFGHQGDMEKGIARCEQGALAIDDPNELEGLEAMEMLKPDIIFTGKRPGEVAKKIRVPYLNAHAYHNGPYKGYEGWVRFARDIYNAVYSPIHQLSALNISKDEIPTDKGFATQRMVSDVNLSEEVRNSAVLRQYTGGYDSVSKLRNKTYPHLENQLAGV
- a CDS encoding ferredoxin produces the protein MNSFASVNQESCIACGACNSAAPDIFDLDYNGIAGVIYEGDKNRGITAIEPELLEELQEAFVSCPTHCIQLAAVPFA
- a CDS encoding NifB/NifX family molybdenum-iron cluster-binding protein; translation: MKIAFASNGGRTLDCHFGQCTAFAIFEFGEKGYRLLETRTLPVLQEETEECDKFQQRVDQIRDCTVLFVVKIGGDAVKKVLEAGIILLQSEQGSEIVPQLDQLRLMLKERPPLWLVKALNKGK
- the nifH gene encoding nitrogenase iron protein, whose amino-acid sequence is MTRKIAIYGKGGIGKSTTQQNTAAAMAYFHDKKVFIHGCDPKADSTRMILGGMNQKTLMDMLRDDGAENITTEKVVKEGYLGIQCVESGGPEPGVGCAGRGVITAIDLMESNGAYTDDLDFVFFDVLGDVVCGGFAMPIRDGKAQEVYIVASGEMMAIYAANNICKGLVKYAKQSGVRLGGIICNSRNVDREREFLEEFTASIGTQMIHFMPRDNIVQKAEFNKKTVVEFDAESKQAGEYGELGRKIIENENFVIPKPLSMDQLEAMVVKYGIGD
- the anfK gene encoding Fe-only nitrogenase subunit beta; this translates as MTCEIVQKERGGVINPIFTCQPAGAQYASIGIKDCIGIVHGGQGCVMFVRLLFSQHFKDNFLIASSSVHEDGAVFGALNRVEEAVDVLLMRYPDVKVVPIITTCSTEVIGDDVDGVILKLNNGLLKEKYAGREVHLIAVHTPSFVGSQVSGYDVAVEAFVKHFARKGQPNGKLNLITGWVNPGDVTALKHLLAEMQVDATVLFEIESFDSPILPDKSGESHGSTTIADMTGTANALATLALNKYEGAKAAKYLEDEFGIPAVIGPTPIGIRNTDTFLQNVRKLTGKPIPESLVRERGIAIDALADLVHMFLADKKVAIYGHPDLVIGLAEFCIDLEMQPVLLLLGDDNTTYKSDPRIQALQQNVEFGMEIVLNADLLELENRIKNKGLELDLILGHSKGRFTAIDNNIPMVRVGFPTYDRAGLYRHPTVGYAGAIRLAEEIANTLFTDMEYKKNKEWILSVW